aaggttggggacccctgccttAGTGGATCATCGGACAGCACATTTATTTTagtatactgtatttaatttcTGTTTAGCGAGCATAATTTTCTCTCCGCCGTCTACCACTTCTTTGGAGACTTGTTACCATAACGTTTACAAAAATTAATACACGTCCAAGTCACAACATGAGACTGTGCTAAgattgacttttgttttcttgtgacCTGCAGATCTCAAACAAGATGATTTTGGTCCTGAGCAGGAGTCCGAGTCCCTCCAaataaaagaggaggaggagccagattccattcaaattaaaaaggaggaggagccagATTCCATCCAAattaaagaagaggaggagccgGAGTCCATCCAACTTGAAAAGGAAGAGGAGCCAGAGTCAATCGAAgttaaaaaggaggaggagccagAGTCCATCAAAgttaaaaaggaggaggagccagAGTCCATCGAAgttaaaaaggaggaggagccagAGTCCATCCAAATTAAAGAGGAGGAGCCAGAGCCTCCTCGCATAAAAGAACAGCAGGAGGATGAAATCAATTTTCCATTGCCCGGTGTCATTATGAAGAGTAAAAGTGACGGAGACCACTGTGGAGGCTCGCAGTCAGACGGCTTCTTGGCTCCACTTTCAGATGGCGACGACATTGAGTCACACTCATCTGACGACGCTGGCGATAAAGATGAACACTGGAAAAGTGCTTCGACATGTCACACTAACGACAAATTAATGAAATGTTCTCAGTGTGACAAAGCTTTTTTCAACAAGTCAACCTTGAAAGTACActtaagaacacacactggagaaaagCCTTTTGGCTGCTTAGATTGTGGTAAAATATTTTCTAGAAAGGGAGATTTAAGAGAGCACGCAAGAACACACACCGGGGAAaagccttttgcctgctcactCTGTGAGAAAAGATTTTCTCGTAAGGGGCGTTTAAAAGAtcacttaaaaacacacaccggagtaaaaccttttgcctgtttaaTTTGCGGtaaaacatttgtttcaaagacacatttaaacatgcacACGGtgacacacactggggaaaaacctTTTGTCTGCTCCGTTTGTGAGAAAAGCTTTTCGAGAAAGACACATTTAAACAGGCACACCAAAACGCACACcggggaaaaaccttttgcctgctcagtttgtgagaAAATGTTTTCTCGAAAGGGACATTTAACAGAACActtgaaaacacacactggagtaaaaccttttgcctgcttaatttgttttaaaagatTCTCTTCTAAGACACATTTAAGCAGCCACAGGAGAagacacactggggaaaaaccttttgcctgctcagattGTGGTAAAAAATTCCCTGAAAAGAGGGATTTAAGacagcacacacaaacgcacactggCGAGAAACTGTTTGCATGCTCAGATTGTGGTAAAACGTTTTCTCGAAAGGGAAATTTAACAGTTCACATAAGAAAACACACTGAGAAAAAACCATTTGCCTGCTTAGTTTGTGTGAAAAGATTCTCTTCAAAGACATATTTAAGAAGCCACACAAGAagacacactggagaaaaaccttttgcctgctcagattGTGGCGAACGATTCCCTGAAAAGAGGTATTTGAGGAAGCATGCAGAAACGCACAGTAATGGCATATGCAAACAGGCTTATGAAGAAAAGTCTGAAGAAATACATGGAGGCAATCCCCGATTATCCAAGCACCCAAGATATCCACTCTCAAAGGAAAGGTAACCATTTTGAAAAGCGCTCTTGGATACGATGCGAACAATGGTTCGGGTGTAATAACAATTCACATAAAACACACTGTACAAAAACCTCTGTTTTTGGTAAAAGGACaattaaaaagacacacactgggggggggggggtgtctgatgcattcattcattcatcttccaaaccactttatcctcactagggtcgcgggggggtgctggagtctatcccaggtgtcttcgggcagtaggcgggggacaccctgaattggttgccagccaattgcagggcacacagagacaaacaaccatgcaagcccacactcacacctagggacaatttagagtgttcaatccgcctgccatgcatgtttt
This Hippocampus zosterae strain Florida chromosome 4, ASM2543408v3, whole genome shotgun sequence DNA region includes the following protein-coding sequences:
- the LOC127600016 gene encoding zinc finger protein OZF-like isoform X1, with the protein product MCARKTAEYKEGLCGTKVDKERQRYRFKLEPRVVFDRTDLKQDDFGPEQESESLQIKEEEEPDSIQIKKEEEPDSIQIKEEEEPESIQLEKEEEPESIEVKKEEEPESIKVKKEEEPESIEVKKEEEPESIQIKEEEPEPPRIKEQQEDEINFPLPGVIMKSKSDGDHCGGSQSDGFLAPLSDGDDIESHSSDDAGDKDEHWKSASTCHTNDKLMKCSQCDKAFFNKSTLKVHLRTHTGEKPFGCLDCGKIFSRKGDLREHARTHTGEKPFACSLCEKRFSRKGRLKDHLKTHTGVKPFACLICGKTFVSKTHLNMHTVTHTGEKPFVCSVCEKSFSRKTHLNRHTKTHTGEKPFACSVCEKMFSRKGHLTEHLKTHTGVKPFACLICFKRFSSKTHLSSHRRRHTGEKPFACSDCGKKFPEKRDLRQHTQTHTGEKLFACSDCGKTFSRKGNLTVHIRKHTEKKPFACLVCVKRFSSKTYLRSHTRRHTGEKPFACSDCGERFPEKRYLRKHAETHSNGICKQAYEEKSEEIHGGNPRLSKHPRYPLSKER
- the LOC127600016 gene encoding gastrula zinc finger protein XlCGF57.1-like isoform X2, giving the protein MCARKTAEYKEGLCGTKVDKERQRYRFKLEPRVVFDRTDLKQDDFGPEQESESLQIKEEEEPDSIQIKKEEEPDSIQIKEEEEPESIQLEKEEEPESIEVKKEEEPESIKVKKEEEPESIEVKKEEEPESIQIKEEEPEPPRIKEQQEDEINFPLPGVIMKSKSDGDHCGGSQSDGFLAPLSDGDDIESHSSDDAGDKDEHWKSASTCHTNDKLMKCSQCDKAFFNKSTLKVHLRTHTGEKPFGCLDCGKIFSRKGDLREHARTHTGEKPFACSLCEKRFSRKGRLKDHLKTHTGVKPFACLICGKTFVSKTHLNMHTVTHTGEKPFVCSVCEKSFSRKTHLNRHTKTHTGEKPFACSDCGKKFPEKRDLRQHTQTHTGEKLFACSDCGKTFSRKGNLTVHIRKHTEKKPFACLVCVKRFSSKTYLRSHTRRHTGEKPFACSDCGERFPEKRYLRKHAETHSNGICKQAYEEKSEEIHGGNPRLSKHPRYPLSKER